AGACGGGTAAATACCTGGATGAGGCCGACGGTATACTGTTGACCGATGAAAAGGGAAAAGAATTTTCCGAAGAAAATATCAACGACCTTTTCCGCATCATGCACACGATAAAAAGCACCTCGGCGATGATGGGCTATGACCTGCTTTCCGCCTTCGCGCACAGGCTGGAGGACCTGTTTTCGGCCCTTCGCTCGGCGGCTGCGAGGGAGGCCGGTTTGGGAGGAAGGGTTTTCGACCTTCTGTTTGGCTCGCTGGAGGCGATGCGGGAAGAGCTGAAGCGCCAGCCCGGAAGCGAGGAGGGCGCGGAGGCTTTTGAAAGCCTGACGCTGCAGATGGCGGTGGTTCTTGACGAGATGAAAAACGGCGTCGCCGCAGCGCCGGCGCAGTCTCCGGCGACGGAGGGCGGCGAGGCCTCGGTCCGTATATTCCTGGAGCCTGGCTGCGCGATGGCAAATGTCCGCGCCTATATAATCTGTACTCAACTGCGTCAGCTATGCGCCGGGCTGAAATATTCTCCCGAAAATATGGAAAACAGCCCCGAACTCGCGGAAGAGATACTGAAAAACGGCTTTACCGTCACATTCCCGCGCGGCTGCCGTGACAGAATGCTCGAGGCCGCGCTGGCGGAGCTCTATGTCCAGAGGGCGGAGGCATGCCCCTGCGAAAAAGAGGCGGAGGCCGCCGTCAGCGCGCCGCGGCGGGAAAGGGAGCGGCCGCGTGCGGAAAACTCCGCCGTCAGCGGCAAGCCGGCCGCGAATGTGATCAACGTTTACCTCTCTAAGCTGGACAAGCTTCAGGATATCATGGGCGAACTCGTCATCGCGGAATCGATCGCCGAAAGCGCCCTGTTCTCCTGCGACGGCGTTTCCGACCAGGCCGCCGCCGCGATGTCGCGGCTGAAAAAACTTACCGACGCCATGCGTTCCGTGATCATGTCGATCCGCATGACCTCCATCTCCGACCTGTTCCATAAGATGCGCCGCGTCGCCCGCGATACGGCGCGGAAACTCGGCAAAGAGGTAGAATTCCTCGCCGAGGGAAGCGACATCGTTGCCGACAAGGGGATTCTTGACGTTTTGAGCGACGTCCTCTCACATGTCGTGCGCAACGCGATAACGCACGGCATAGAGGGCGCGGACGAGCGCCTCGCGCAGGGAAAACCGGCCGCCGGCAGGGTCACGATGACCGCTCGCAGCACCGGAAACGGAATCATCATCACCATTTCCGACGACGGGCGCGGCGTCTCCCTGAAGCGCGTGCTCGAAGCGGCGCGGGAAAAGGGAGTCGCGGTGAAGGAGGGCGTCAGCTATACCAGCGGCGAGATACTGCAGCTGCTGATGACTGCGGGCGTGACGACCAGCGAGTTCGTGGACGAATATTCCGGGCGCGGCGTCGGGCTTGACGCGCTCAACGCCGCCGTAAAAAAGATGCGCGGCACGGTGTCGATGGAGAGCGAAGAGGGCCGCGGCACAAGCTTCATCATCAGCATTCCGCAGACTCTGGCCATTATGGACTGCATAAAACTCGAGGCGACCAGGACCCTTTACATGCTGCCGGTCCCTGACGTCTACAAGATCGTGGTGCCGGAGAGAAAAAACCTTCTCGAATTGCCGGGCGGCGCGCAGAAGCTGCTCTTTCAGGGACATACGATACCGCTGCTGCGCCTCGACGGCGTCTTTGGCCTGGAAAAGAGCGGAAAAGAATTTGAGCGGGGAATAATCGTCGTCATCGAAGGCGAACACAGCGCCGCGGCGATCTACGCTGATAAACTGATGGGGCAGCAGAGGGCCGTCATAAAGCCGGTACCGGGCTTCCTGCAGTATTTTGGCGTCGAAAAGATCGGCATCTCGGGCTGCACCATACTGGGCGACGGCGGCATCAGCCTCGTTATCGACGCGGACGCGATGCTGGCCAAAGGCGAGGAGGCGCTGCTGTAATGAATGAACATTACGGAAATGAAGTCCTGATATTCTCCATAGATTCAAAGCGCTACGCTTTGGAGCTGAGGTATGTCGTCGAGACCGTCCAATCGCTGCCGGTGACGCGCGTGCCGCGGCTTCCCTCATTTATCCGCGGCATCGCCAATCTGCGCGGAAATATCATACCGGTCGTCAGGCTGGATCTGTTTTTCGACGGCGGCGGCGCGGAAAATGAGCGCGGGGAATATAAATGCCTGATCGTGCTGCGCTGCGAGGGACACCTCTTCTCGATCCTGGCGGACGACGTGCTCTGCATCGGCGACATGGGGAAAAACCTCCTTGACGACGGGATCGATCACGCGAACAGCAGCGGCTTCGAGAAATATGTCCGGGCCGAACTGACTGACGGCGACGGCGTCGTGACCGTGCTTGACGGGGAGAGGTTATTTCACGGCATGACGCGGGAAAGTGCGGGACTGCCGTAAACGCGGCCGCGTATGTTTTTGAGTAAAATTTTGAAAGGGTATCATGGATGAAAATATATAAAGGCACCGCCGCAGTCACCGCCGTCGCTATAGCGCTGATGGCGGCAGCCATCGCCAGCGTGCTGTGGTATCAGCATGATATCGTCAGGCGCGCGGAGCGGGACGCGTACCGCACGCTGCAGGGTTCCGCCGCGGAGCAGGCCCTTCTCTTCAAGACGCTGATCGACGGACAGTTCCAGATACTGAGCGTGATCGCGCAAAGCGTTTCGCCGGCGGACGATAAGAACAGCGGGCGTCTCACCGCGGACATGGAGAGGCTCGCCGGGGGGACCGGTTTTAAGCGTTTGGTGGCGATCGGCGCGGACGGCCGGGCCTGCACCAGCGACGGGCACCGGCTGGACGCCTCGTGGAGCGTCTCTCTGAAGAGCTGCCTGCGGGGAGAGCATTCGCTGGTAAAAGTCGAATCCGGCACCATCGACAATATCCCGATCTTCGTCTTCAGCGTCCCGCTGAAAGATAAAGGACGCAATGTGGGCGCGCTGCTCGGCGTATACGACGAAAGCAATTTTATAGATACGATCATTTCAAAGGCCTACGGTGAGGCGGCTTATTCTTTCATATGCGACAGCGCCGGAAAGATCATCGTCCGCAGCAGGCACGGGGCCTTTATCGGGCAAAGCCGCAGCATCTTCACTACTCTGGACAAGACAGACCTTGCCGGCACGGAGAAGATCAGGACGGTCGAGGACGACCTGAAAAACAGCCGCGCGGGCGGCCTCGCCTATGAATTTAGCGGCAGCAGGCGCTACGCCGTCTATCAGCCGCTGCACATCAACGGCTGGACTATCTTCAACGTCGTCCCGGAAGCGGCCGCCAGAGGGGCCATCGCGAACATCAGCTCGCAGGGCGTTTTTCTGGTCGTCGTGATCACGCTTATCGCCATTGCCTTTGCCGCCATCGTAGTCGTCATTGAACGGCGCGGCTACAGCCAGCTGCTGAAGAAGAACGCGCAGCTTACCGAGAGCGAAGAACGCTTCCGCGTCGTCATGGAAAACACTACCCTCTCCGTATGGGACTACGACCTTAAGACCAAAGAGATCATCCAGACGGGGCAGTCGATCGCCCTTCACGGCTTTGCCGCGGTCGTGCCCGGCGTTCCCGAGAGCCTTATCGAAAGCGGCTTTGTCCACCCTGACAGCGCCGCGGCTTTCCTCGCGCTGTATGACCGCCTTTTCAGAGGCGAAAAAAACCCTGAGGGCGTCTTTCTCGTCCGGAATGCGGCGAGGGACGGCTGGTGGTATGAGCATATACAGTACAGGACGCTCTTTGACCAGAAAGGACGGCCATACCGCGCCATCGGCATGAGCATGGACGTTACGGAAAAGCGGGAGCTTGAGCGCAGCTACCAGTTGGAGCTGCAATATCAGCAGTCGCTGGCGGACGACGTTTACCTCATGGCGGTCTTTGACGTCAGCGCCGAAAAACAGGAAAGGCTGGAGTGCAAAGACGCTATGGAATGTGAACGGCTCGCCTCGAAGCCGTTGTGCGACTTCTTTGCCGCGGAATCCAGGCGCGTGGTATCCAACCGTAAGGCCCAGGAGTTTTTTGATTCCCTCGATTACGAAAATCTTAAATTAAAGGCCGTCGCCGCTGAAAATGATTTTGAACGCGAATATCCGCGGCGGCTGCCCGACGGCAGGATCATCTGGGTAAGGTCCACGCTGCACCTTTTGGTCGATCCCGCCACGAATCATCTGATGTTATTCATCTATATGAAGGATATCGACGAACAGAGGCAGAAGGAAGAAACGCTGCTGCGCGCTGCGGAGACCGACACGCTGACGGGGCTCCTGAATCACGCGGCGACGATGAAGCATATTACCGAATCCCTTGAGAATGAGAGCCGCGACGCGATACAGGCGTTGTTCGCCATCGACCTTGACCGTTTTAAGCAGATCAACGACACCATCGGCCACCAGGCGGGAGACGAGGCGCTGCACGCCGCCGGCCGCACCATCAGAAAAACCTTCCGCGCGGGAGACGTATGCGGGCGCACCGGCGGCGATGAATTCCTGGCGCTCATGAAAAACGTCCCCTCGCTCGAGGTCGTGCGCCGGAAAGCCGAAGAGCTGCAGTTGGCGCTGCAGATACATTGTTCGGGAGGGCAGGCCGCGGTCTCTTTATCCGGCAGCACCGGCGTGGCCATCCGCCGCCCGGGCGAGAGCGTGGTATCCCTCTATGCGCGCGCCGATAAGGCTCTTTATAAGGCAAAGGCGCAGGGGCGCAACGGTTACTATATCGACGCCGAAGGCGCCGACATCAAACCGGAGAAGAGCGGCGGCCGCGCGGCTGGCGCTGACAGTTATTATTCGATACAGCTGCAGACGCTGCTGCAGTATATGGAGGGCGGGGTGCTGATCGTCGAGATAGGGGAAAGGATGCGCGCCCTCTATATCAGCCCGAGTTTCTATTCCGCTTCGGGGCTGAAGCCGGAGGACACGACTGACGGAGGGCGGGAGCTGCTGTCGATGATTCATCCCGATGATCGGGACGAATTTGAGCGCCGCCTCCGCCATGGCGCTCAGACGTATGAACATGTCGATTTTTCCTACCGCATCACCGACGCGAGGGGGACTCCCGCGTGGCGGCGTCTGCGCGCGCAGCGTATAGATTATGCGGGAAGCCCCTTCCCGGTGATGCTCATTGTGACGACCGATATCACGGAGATCAAAAAGACGGCGGCGCTCTTTGACGCCGTAATGAGATCGTCGCCGGATGGCATCGGCGTGTTCGAGCTTACGCCGGTTTTGAAGCCGGTGCTCGCCAACGCCGCCTTACTGCGGTTGGCGGGGCTCACGCGGGAGGAGTTTTTTGAAAAATCAGGGGACGAACTCCTTGAGATCGCGGCCCCGGAAGACCGCGCGCGCCTGCTGTCGGAGCTGGACGCGGCGCTGAAAAGCGGCAGGCTCGCGAAAGCGGCGTTCCATGCCGCCGCGGAGGGAGAGGACGGCCCGCGCCGAGTCAGTGCCAGCGGCGTGCGCATAGACGGCGTGGGAGAGAGCCCGCTCCTGCTCGTGATGTTCGCCGAAGCGAGCGGCGGGGAGAAAGGGCCGGAGCCTACGACGAAATAGGAAAGAGCGGTCCCAGCCCGCCAAAATCGCCCGGAGCCGCGGCCCCGGGCGATGAAATGTCTTCTATCGCATCCGCGCTACTTCATGTTTTTTATAAGCGTCTCCGCGGCCTCTGTGAGCGCCTCTTTTGTCGCCACCTGTGATTCGAGCGTCAGCACGCCCTCTTTGCCTACCTTGACGATCAGGCTGTAGCCGACGACAGGCCGGTATTCGAGCATCGCCTTATGCCCCGCGACGGTCACTTTTTCCGAAGTCTCGCCGCCCCATATCTCTCCGTTATTGCCGGAGATCTCGTTTACGTCCCAGTCTTTGGCTCCCGCACCGTCGACCCAGATCGCACGCAGGGGGGCTCCGCCGCCGGTCCGGTAGGTCCGTTCCAGCCATGTTCCTTTAAATCCCGAGAGCGCGCCGAGCTCCGTCGTGCGCAGCCTGCCGTTTTCCCACCCCGGTATCTCCGGCAGCTTTGAAGCTTCCGCCGCGAACGCCGCGGCCGCCGACAGAATTAAGAGTGACGCCATTGCAAATAAGATGGATTTTTTTAACAAAATCCGCACCTCCGTTTGAGATATCTCTGTTATTATTAAGTATATCGTTTAATGGAAAGTTTAGCGATAATGACATATAATTCCAGAGTAAAAACGCTTGAAGGGGATAGGTATTTGCATAAATTTTCGATCAGGGTATTTGGCTGCCAGATGAATTCATATGACGGAGACCGCCTTCGCACCGCGCTGCTGCACCAAAAATGGGAGGAGGTCCCCGACGGCGAGGCCGACGTCGTCATCCTCGTCACCTGCAGCATCCGTGAAAAGGCGGAGCAAAAGGTCGCCAGCGAGATCGGGCGTTATGACGCCGTTTATAAGAGAAAGAAAAGCCCGGCGGTGGCGCTCGTCGGCTGTATGGCTCAAAGGATCGGGCGCGAGATGGCGAAGAAGTTTTCCTGTGTGCGCCTTGTGTCGGGGCCGCGCCACCTGGGGCTTGTGCCGCAGGCGGTGACTGAGATCTCTTCCGGCACGCAGCCGAGGTTCTTCATGGACGACGACCCCAGGGCGCTGCTGGACCTTGAAGTGGCGCCGACGGCGCGTACCAATCCGTTTAAGGCCTATGTTACGATCACCTACGGTTGCGACCGTTTTTGTTCGTACTGCATCGTTCCCTATGTGAGGGGGCGGCTTCAGTCGCGCGCCGCGGATGATATCCTGAAGGAGACGCGGACGCTTATAGATGGCGGCGTAAAAGAGATAACGCTTCTCGGACAGAATGTCGACGCCTACGGCAAGGACCTGAACGACGGCTACGGCTTCGCCTCCCTGCTGCGGGACGCCGCGAATCAGCCCGGGTTGACGCGTCTGCGTTTCGCCACTTCGCATCCCAAAGATTTTGACGGGGATATCCTGGAGGTGATGCGGGAGCGCCCCGACATCTGCCGCGCGATCAACCTTCCCGTACAGTCCGGCAGCGACCGGATACTGCGTGAAATGAACAGGGGCTATACCTCCGGACAGTACCTTGCGCTTGTCGATAAGATCCGCGGGGCCCTGCCTGACGTAAGCCTGACGACGGATCTGATCGTCGGTTTTCCCGGAGAGACGGACGAGGATTTCCGCGCCTCCTACGATCTGCTCAGGGAGGTCAAATTTGACATCGTCCACACCGCGGCCTATTCGCCACGCGAAGGTACGAGGGCGGCGATGATGGACGGCCAGATAGACAACCGCGTCAAGGCGGCGCGGCTCAACGAGATAAACGCGCTGCAGTCGCAGATAGCCCGCACCGCCAATGAGGAATATGTCGGCGCGGAATTTGAGATCCTGGCAGACGGCCTCGCGCCGCGCGGCGAGGGGAAGATCCAGGGAAGAACGATGACCGATAAGGTAGTGATCATCCCCGGCTGCGAAGAGGACTTCGGCAAGATCATTCCCGTCAGGATTACCCGCGCCAGCCACTGGTCTCTCGAAGGAGAGAGGATCTAAGGCGATGGGCCCGCGCGGTTCGGGAAAGCTTCTCGCGATAGCCGGGGTCCTCTGTTTCATCCTCGCGTTCGTCCTCCTGGGGACTTTTAAGGGAGAGTTCGGCAAGGATACGGCCGGCAAACCTTCGGTGATGCCGGTGATGGAGGATACTATCGACGTGACTCCGGCCCCTTCGGCGGAGCGCGGCGAGCCGCGGCAGGTAAAGGCCGTTTCCGGCGGGGAAGAGGTCTCCGCCAAATGGATAGTCTATGTCACGGGCGCGGTGAAGAAGCCGGGCGTATATGAGGTGACGCCGGGAGCGCGCGTCTACGAAGCGCTGAACGCCGCCGGAGGTTTTGCCGCGAATGCCGATCAGGAGGCCGTCAATCTTGCGGCGAAGCTTGAGGACGGCGCGCAGATAAAGTTCCTGCGTAAGGGCGAACGGGCGGACCCGGAACGGAGCGCGTCGCCGCCGCCCGCCGGTTCCGCGCAGAGCGGCGTTTCCTCCTCACGGCAGTCGGAAAAGATAAACATCAACAGCGCCTCGCAGGCGGAGCTTGAGTCGATAAACGGCGTCGGCCCCAAAACCGCGCAGGCGATAATCGAGTACCGCCGCCAGAATGGCAGTTTTGCCCGTGTCGAGGATATCATGAACGTTAAGGGCATCGGCCCTAAAAAATTTGAGTCGATGAAGGGACGGATCACGGTTGGCGGCTGAAGAGCCGTTGAAGGTCGAAACCAATGCCGTTGACCGCGCCGCCGCCATAGAGGGGCCGCTCTCTGAGGCCCCTGCCTTTTTAATCCTCTTTTCCGTTTGCGCCTCGATTTTTCTTGGTACCTTTGTTCCGCCGCCGGTCGCGCTCGCGGTATCCCTGCTGCTTGCGGCGGCGCTTGTCTTTGCCTGCACTAAGAGGCCGGCGGAGGGCTGGCTTGCAGTCTTTGCCATCGTTTTTATCCTCGCGGCCCTTTTTTCGCTCTATTCCCTCTATGTCATAAATAGAAAAACCGCTTTGCCCGACACGGTCGAGACGAGCGGGCGGGTCTTGTATTCCCGGCGCTGGGGACACGGCAAGGCGCTGCTTATCGCGACGCCGTACGGAAAACTTGCGGGATATGTGCCGCAAAAAGACGCGCCGGCGGAGGGAAGCGGTGTGGCGCTGCGGGGGGCGCTTTTTGACTTTAAGCGGGCGGAGAGGCGGGGAGGCTTCGACGAGACGCTCTATTGGCGCTCCCGCGGCGCGGTGAAGAAGATCGTCTTTTTTGAAATAGGGGAGACGAGTCCCCCCGCCGGCCTCGCAAAATGGCGCGCGAAGCTCGAAGCGCTGATATATGAAAGGCTCAGGCCGCTCTCGGCCTCGTACATGGCGGCCTTTACCGTAGGCAGGAGAGATTCTCCGATAGAGGCGCTGCACAAAAGAGCCGGCACTTCGCATCTTCTCGCCGTCTCCGGCCTGCACGTATGGATGATCGCCGGGATCTTCATTCTGCTGCTGCGCGGAAACCTGACGCGCTTCTTCGTTATATCGCTCTTCGTATGGGGATACCTGCTCCTCTCCGGCCTGCCGGTCGGGGGCGTGAGGGCGGCCGTCATGATCGAACTGCTGCTTGCGGCGCTGGTGATCGGGCGTCCGCCCGCCGCCTTTAATAATGTCAGCGTGGCGGCCGTGCTTCTGCTGCTGGCTAATCCCTGGTATTTTTTTGACCTT
The window above is part of the Cloacibacillus evryensis DSM 19522 genome. Proteins encoded here:
- a CDS encoding helix-hairpin-helix domain-containing protein; translation: MGPRGSGKLLAIAGVLCFILAFVLLGTFKGEFGKDTAGKPSVMPVMEDTIDVTPAPSAERGEPRQVKAVSGGEEVSAKWIVYVTGAVKKPGVYEVTPGARVYEALNAAGGFAANADQEAVNLAAKLEDGAQIKFLRKGERADPERSASPPPAGSAQSGVSSSRQSEKININSASQAELESINGVGPKTAQAIIEYRRQNGSFARVEDIMNVKGIGPKKFESMKGRITVGG
- a CDS encoding ComEC/Rec2 family competence protein, yielding MAAEEPLKVETNAVDRAAAIEGPLSEAPAFLILFSVCASIFLGTFVPPPVALAVSLLLAAALVFACTKRPAEGWLAVFAIVFILAALFSLYSLYVINRKTALPDTVETSGRVLYSRRWGHGKALLIATPYGKLAGYVPQKDAPAEGSGVALRGALFDFKRAERRGGFDETLYWRSRGAVKKIVFFEIGETSPPAGLAKWRAKLEALIYERLRPLSASYMAAFTVGRRDSPIEALHKRAGTSHLLAVSGLHVWMIAGIFILLLRGNLTRFFVISLFVWGYLLLSGLPVGGVRAAVMIELLLAALVIGRPPAAFNNVSVAAVLLLLANPWYFFDLGWRLSVVCALFISAVSSLEMGPGRAVSLPVLLWFVTAPLVTRAFGEAPLAGLALNIIAVPAFGVIFPLVLLLSLPPLLGLPFSWVAAESSEAILSFFQRALEWGTDLLPGAVGWGVPQFALSVALFAACAALRCGAGLKRASIISVIFVLFLFYCPSML
- a CDS encoding diguanylate cyclase domain-containing protein, encoding MKIYKGTAAVTAVAIALMAAAIASVLWYQHDIVRRAERDAYRTLQGSAAEQALLFKTLIDGQFQILSVIAQSVSPADDKNSGRLTADMERLAGGTGFKRLVAIGADGRACTSDGHRLDASWSVSLKSCLRGEHSLVKVESGTIDNIPIFVFSVPLKDKGRNVGALLGVYDESNFIDTIISKAYGEAAYSFICDSAGKIIVRSRHGAFIGQSRSIFTTLDKTDLAGTEKIRTVEDDLKNSRAGGLAYEFSGSRRYAVYQPLHINGWTIFNVVPEAAARGAIANISSQGVFLVVVITLIAIAFAAIVVVIERRGYSQLLKKNAQLTESEERFRVVMENTTLSVWDYDLKTKEIIQTGQSIALHGFAAVVPGVPESLIESGFVHPDSAAAFLALYDRLFRGEKNPEGVFLVRNAARDGWWYEHIQYRTLFDQKGRPYRAIGMSMDVTEKRELERSYQLELQYQQSLADDVYLMAVFDVSAEKQERLECKDAMECERLASKPLCDFFAAESRRVVSNRKAQEFFDSLDYENLKLKAVAAENDFEREYPRRLPDGRIIWVRSTLHLLVDPATNHLMLFIYMKDIDEQRQKEETLLRAAETDTLTGLLNHAATMKHITESLENESRDAIQALFAIDLDRFKQINDTIGHQAGDEALHAAGRTIRKTFRAGDVCGRTGGDEFLALMKNVPSLEVVRRKAEELQLALQIHCSGGQAAVSLSGSTGVAIRRPGESVVSLYARADKALYKAKAQGRNGYYIDAEGADIKPEKSGGRAAGADSYYSIQLQTLLQYMEGGVLIVEIGERMRALYISPSFYSASGLKPEDTTDGGRELLSMIHPDDRDEFERRLRHGAQTYEHVDFSYRITDARGTPAWRRLRAQRIDYAGSPFPVMLIVTTDITEIKKTAALFDAVMRSSPDGIGVFELTPVLKPVLANAALLRLAGLTREEFFEKSGDELLEIAAPEDRARLLSELDAALKSGRLAKAAFHAAAEGEDGPRRVSASGVRIDGVGESPLLLVMFAEASGGEKGPEPTTK
- a CDS encoding chemotaxis protein CheW → MNEHYGNEVLIFSIDSKRYALELRYVVETVQSLPVTRVPRLPSFIRGIANLRGNIIPVVRLDLFFDGGGAENERGEYKCLIVLRCEGHLFSILADDVLCIGDMGKNLLDDGIDHANSSGFEKYVRAELTDGDGVVTVLDGERLFHGMTRESAGLP
- the miaB gene encoding tRNA (N6-isopentenyl adenosine(37)-C2)-methylthiotransferase MiaB, yielding MHKFSIRVFGCQMNSYDGDRLRTALLHQKWEEVPDGEADVVILVTCSIREKAEQKVASEIGRYDAVYKRKKSPAVALVGCMAQRIGREMAKKFSCVRLVSGPRHLGLVPQAVTEISSGTQPRFFMDDDPRALLDLEVAPTARTNPFKAYVTITYGCDRFCSYCIVPYVRGRLQSRAADDILKETRTLIDGGVKEITLLGQNVDAYGKDLNDGYGFASLLRDAANQPGLTRLRFATSHPKDFDGDILEVMRERPDICRAINLPVQSGSDRILREMNRGYTSGQYLALVDKIRGALPDVSLTTDLIVGFPGETDEDFRASYDLLREVKFDIVHTAAYSPREGTRAAMMDGQIDNRVKAARLNEINALQSQIARTANEEYVGAEFEILADGLAPRGEGKIQGRTMTDKVVIIPGCEEDFGKIIPVRITRASHWSLEGERI
- a CDS encoding chemotaxis protein CheA, with the protein product MPEQNDFNKEFLDLFIFETGKYLDEADGILLTDEKGKEFSEENINDLFRIMHTIKSTSAMMGYDLLSAFAHRLEDLFSALRSAAAREAGLGGRVFDLLFGSLEAMREELKRQPGSEEGAEAFESLTLQMAVVLDEMKNGVAAAPAQSPATEGGEASVRIFLEPGCAMANVRAYIICTQLRQLCAGLKYSPENMENSPELAEEILKNGFTVTFPRGCRDRMLEAALAELYVQRAEACPCEKEAEAAVSAPRRERERPRAENSAVSGKPAANVINVYLSKLDKLQDIMGELVIAESIAESALFSCDGVSDQAAAAMSRLKKLTDAMRSVIMSIRMTSISDLFHKMRRVARDTARKLGKEVEFLAEGSDIVADKGILDVLSDVLSHVVRNAITHGIEGADERLAQGKPAAGRVTMTARSTGNGIIITISDDGRGVSLKRVLEAAREKGVAVKEGVSYTSGEILQLLMTAGVTTSEFVDEYSGRGVGLDALNAAVKKMRGTVSMESEEGRGTSFIISIPQTLAIMDCIKLEATRTLYMLPVPDVYKIVVPERKNLLELPGGAQKLLFQGHTIPLLRLDGVFGLEKSGKEFERGIIVVIEGEHSAAAIYADKLMGQQRAVIKPVPGFLQYFGVEKIGISGCTILGDGGISLVIDADAMLAKGEEALL